From one Perca fluviatilis chromosome 10, GENO_Pfluv_1.0, whole genome shotgun sequence genomic stretch:
- the LOC120566269 gene encoding MRN complex-interacting protein isoform X2, whose protein sequence is MVQEFHVVRCFSCQSFQVHQVKKVNRWSCKLCGEKQSLKKEFGRGSGADCRRHVQKLNAMRGAVMEKLEHHTWSLWKQEVEEEEEEEEHEQESPGSRWSKYLPPPEEAEPEDEENVLMDRQHLHGNNPADRQHLHSNNPADRKRKRRERQTDGGRSSYTPEQLNWSGTTSAKTTSSPSTSLNQHSPSLKQPCPSLNRHSLNQPSLNQHSPSLNRPSLNQHSPSLNQHSPSLNQPSLNQHSPSLNRPSLNQHSPSLNRPSLNQHSLNQHSPSLKQPSLNQHSPSLNQPSLNQHSPSLNRPSLNRPSLNRPSLNMPSPPSMSSGPACRWSCFLSSSESQTEGAEPLVSGRSQTVGGAASLPCNDVITQARPRPLLPVSSMFDSGEDFSFDDFEIN, encoded by the exons gAGTTTGGGCGGGGCTCCGGGGCCGACTGCAGACGTCATGTCCAGAAACTCAACGCCATGAGAGGAGCCGTGATGGAGAAGCTGGAGCACCACACCTGGTCGCTATG gaaacaggaagttgaagaagaagaagaagaagaagaacacgagcag GAGAGTCCCGGGAGCCGCTGGAGTAAATACCTGCCCCCCCCTGAGGAGGCGGAGCCAGAGGACGAGGAGAACGTTTTGATGGACAGGCAGCATCTCCATGGCAACAACCCAGCTGACAGGCagcatctccatagcaacaacCCAGCTGACAG gaagaggaagagaagagagagacagacagacggaggaCGGAGCAGCTACACACCTGAACAG TTAAACTGGTCTGGGACAACCTCAGCCAAGACCACCAGTTCTCCCAGTACCAGTCTGAACCAGCACAGTCCCAGCCTAAAGCAGCCCTGTCCCAGTCTAAACCGGCACAGCCTAAACCAGCCCAGTCTGAACCAGCACAGTCCCAGTCTGAACCGGCCCAGTCTGAACCAGCACAGTCCCAGTCTGAACCAGCACAGTCCCAGTCTGAACCAGCCCAGTCTGAACCAGCACAGTCCCAGTCTGAACCGGCCCAGTCTGAACCAGCACAGTCCCAGTCTGAACCGGCCCAGTCTGAACCAGCACAGTCTGAACCAGCACAGTCCCAGCTTAAAGCAGCCCAGTCTGAACCAGCACAGTCCCAGTCTGAACCAGCCCAGTCTGAACCAGCACAGTCCCAGTCTGAACCGGCCCAGTCTGAACCGGCCCAGTCTGAACCGGCCCAGTCTGAACATGCCCAGTCCTCCCAGTATGAGTTCTGGACCAGCCTGCAGGTGGTCTTGTTTCCTCAGTAGTTCTGAGAGTCAGACGGAGGGGGCGGAGCCTCTGGTCAGTGGGAGGAGTCAGACAGTGGGCGGAGCTGCTTCGCTGCCCTGTAATGATGTCATCACCCAGGCCCGGCCCCGCCCCCTACTTCCTgtttcctccatgtttgacagcgGCGAGGATTTCAGCTTCGACGACTTTGAGATAAACTGA
- the LOC120566269 gene encoding MRN complex-interacting protein isoform X1, which yields MVQEFHVVRCFSCQSFQVHQVKKVNRWSCKLCGEKQSLKKEFGRGSGADCRRHVQKLNAMRGAVMEKLEHHTWSLWKQEVEEEEEEEEHEQESPGSRWSKYLPPPEEAEPEDEENVLMDRQHLHGNNPADRQHLHSNNPADRQHLHSNNPADRKRKRRERQTDGGRSSYTPEQLNWSGTTSAKTTSSPSTSLNQHSPSLKQPCPSLNRHSLNQPSLNQHSPSLNRPSLNQHSPSLNQHSPSLNQPSLNQHSPSLNRPSLNQHSPSLNRPSLNQHSLNQHSPSLKQPSLNQHSPSLNQPSLNQHSPSLNRPSLNRPSLNRPSLNMPSPPSMSSGPACRWSCFLSSSESQTEGAEPLVSGRSQTVGGAASLPCNDVITQARPRPLLPVSSMFDSGEDFSFDDFEIN from the exons gAGTTTGGGCGGGGCTCCGGGGCCGACTGCAGACGTCATGTCCAGAAACTCAACGCCATGAGAGGAGCCGTGATGGAGAAGCTGGAGCACCACACCTGGTCGCTATG gaaacaggaagttgaagaagaagaagaagaagaagaacacgagcag GAGAGTCCCGGGAGCCGCTGGAGTAAATACCTGCCCCCCCCTGAGGAGGCGGAGCCAGAGGACGAGGAGAACGTTTTGATGGACAGGCAGCATCTCCATGGCAACAACCCAGCTGACAGGCagcatctccatagcaacaacCCAGCTGACAGGCagcatctccatagcaacaacCCAGCTGACAG gaagaggaagagaagagagagacagacagacggaggaCGGAGCAGCTACACACCTGAACAG TTAAACTGGTCTGGGACAACCTCAGCCAAGACCACCAGTTCTCCCAGTACCAGTCTGAACCAGCACAGTCCCAGCCTAAAGCAGCCCTGTCCCAGTCTAAACCGGCACAGCCTAAACCAGCCCAGTCTGAACCAGCACAGTCCCAGTCTGAACCGGCCCAGTCTGAACCAGCACAGTCCCAGTCTGAACCAGCACAGTCCCAGTCTGAACCAGCCCAGTCTGAACCAGCACAGTCCCAGTCTGAACCGGCCCAGTCTGAACCAGCACAGTCCCAGTCTGAACCGGCCCAGTCTGAACCAGCACAGTCTGAACCAGCACAGTCCCAGCTTAAAGCAGCCCAGTCTGAACCAGCACAGTCCCAGTCTGAACCAGCCCAGTCTGAACCAGCACAGTCCCAGTCTGAACCGGCCCAGTCTGAACCGGCCCAGTCTGAACCGGCCCAGTCTGAACATGCCCAGTCCTCCCAGTATGAGTTCTGGACCAGCCTGCAGGTGGTCTTGTTTCCTCAGTAGTTCTGAGAGTCAGACGGAGGGGGCGGAGCCTCTGGTCAGTGGGAGGAGTCAGACAGTGGGCGGAGCTGCTTCGCTGCCCTGTAATGATGTCATCACCCAGGCCCGGCCCCGCCCCCTACTTCCTgtttcctccatgtttgacagcgGCGAGGATTTCAGCTTCGACGACTTTGAGATAAACTGA